Within the Arthrobacter sp. Marseille-P9274 genome, the region ACTTCTTCGGCTCCCCGTCGGACCGGATAGGCTGGTCTGGTGACTTCCGAGAGCCATCCCCTGCCTGTCCCTGCGGAGGCCGCCGCGCCGGCGGGGAACGGCGGCTTGTTCATCGCTTTCGAGGGCGGCGACGGGGCCGGAAAGTCCACCCAGGCCGCCGCGGTCCAGGCCCGCCTTGAAGCACTCGGCCGCACCGTGCTCCGCACCCGGGAGCCGGGCGGCACACCCGTGGGCGAGAAGCTGCGCGCGCTGGTCCTCGAGCACGGCCATGGGGACATCGATGCGCGCACCGAAGCCCTGATCTTCGCCGCGTCGCGTGCGGCGCACGTCCGGCAGGTCATCGTTCCGGCGCTGGAACGCGGCGAGACAGTCCTGTGCGACCGCTTCATCGACTCTTCCGTTGCGTACCAGGGCGCCGGCCGCGGGCTCGGGCTCGACGCCGTCCGCGACCTCAATCTGTGGGCCACCGACGGAATCCTTCCGGACCTCACCGTCCTCCTGGACGTCGACCCGGAACGCGGCCGCGACCGCCGCGCCGCGGAGGGCACCGAGGACCGGATGGAATCGGAGCCGGATGATTTCCACTCGCGCATCCGCGCGGCCTTTTTGGAGCTCGCGGCCGCGCGTCCCGATCACTACCTGGTGCTGGATGCCGGCCAGGACCGGGCAG harbors:
- the tmk gene encoding dTMP kinase; the encoded protein is MPVPAEAAAPAGNGGLFIAFEGGDGAGKSTQAAAVQARLEALGRTVLRTREPGGTPVGEKLRALVLEHGHGDIDARTEALIFAASRAAHVRQVIVPALERGETVLCDRFIDSSVAYQGAGRGLGLDAVRDLNLWATDGILPDLTVLLDVDPERGRDRRAAEGTEDRMESEPDDFHSRIRAAFLELAAARPDHYLVLDAGQDRAGLTEAIMERISGRPA